The Prunus persica cultivar Lovell chromosome G7, Prunus_persica_NCBIv2, whole genome shotgun sequence genome has a segment encoding these proteins:
- the LOC18770448 gene encoding histone H4, translated as MSGRGKGGKGLGKGGAKRHRKVLRDNIQGITKPAIRRLARRGGVKRISGLIYEETRGVLKIFLENVIRDAVTYTEHARRKTVTAMDVVYALKRQGRTLYGFGG; from the coding sequence ATGTCAGGGAGAGGAAAGGGAGGAAAGGGGTTGGGAAAGGGTGGGGCAAAGAGGCACAGGAAGGTGCTGAGGGATAACATCCAAGGCATCACCAAGCCCGCCATTCGAAGACTTGCTCGTAGAGGCGGAGTGAAGCGCATCAGTGGCCTCATCTACGAAGAAACCAGAGGGGTTCTCAAGATCTTCTTGGAGAATGTGATTCGCGATGCTGTGACTTACACTGAGCACGCCAGGAGGAAGACGGTGACTGCCATGGATGTGGTCTATGCTCTCAAGAGGCAGGGACGAACCCTCTATGGTTTCGGAGGTTAA
- the LOC18769827 gene encoding tubulin beta-5 chain — protein MREILHVQGGQCGNQIGSKFWEVVCDEHGIDPTGRYVGTKDVQLERVNVYYNEASCGRFVPRAVLMDLEPGTMDSVRTGPYGQIFRPDNFVFGQSGAGNNWAKGHYTEGAELIDAVLDVVRKEAENCDCLQGFQVCHSLGGGTGSGMGTLLISKIREEYPDRMMLTFSVFPSPKVSDTVVEPYNATLSVHQLVENADECMVLDNEALYDICFRTLKLTTPSFGDLNHLISATMSGVTCCLRFPGQLNSDLRKLAVNLIPFPRLHFFMVGFAPLTSRGSQQYRALTVPELTQQMWDSKNMMCAADPRHGRYLTVSAMFRGKMSTKEVDEQMINVQNKNSSYFVEWIPNNVKSSVCDIPPRGLSMASTFIGNSTSIQEMFRRVSEQFTAMFRRKAFLHWYTGEGMDEMEFTEAESNMNDLVSEYQQYQDATADEEGEYEDEEEVMEDM, from the exons atgagagagatcCTTCACGTTCAGGGCGGTCAATGTGGCAACCAGATTGGCTCCAAGTTCTGGGAGGTTGTGTGCGATGAGCACGGCATAGATCCAACTGGTAGGTACGTCGGTACCAAGGATGTGCAGCTGGAGCGTGTCAATGTCTACTACAACGAAGCATCATGTGGGCGGTTTGTTCCTCGTGCTGTGCTCATGGACTTGGAACCTGGGACCATGGACAGTGTTCGCACTGGTCCGTATGGCCAGATCTTCAGGCCTGATAACTTTGTTTTCGGACAGTCTGGTGCTGGTAACAACTGGGCAAAGGGACACTACACTGAAGGTGCAGAGCTTATTGATGCCGTTCTTGATGTTGTGAGAAAGGAGGCTGAGAACTGTGACTGTCTTCAAG GTTTTCAAGTTTGCCACTCCTTGGGTGGAGGAACTGGTTCTGGAATGGGAACCTTGTTGATCTCGAAGATTAGGGAGGAGTACCCTGACAGGATGATGCTAACATTCTCTGTTTTCCCTTCACCAAAGGTCTCTGATACAGTTGTTGAGCCATACAATGCTACCCTTTCTGTGCATCAGCTTGTGGAGAATGCAGATGAGTGTATGGTGTTGGATAATGAAGCATTATATGATATCTGCTTCAGGACTCTCAAGTTGACTACTCCTAGTT TTGGTGACCTGAACCACTTGATCTCTGCAACCATGAGTGGGGTCACTTGCTGCCTTCGCTTCCCTGGTCAACTCAACTCTGACCTCCGAAAACTTGCTGTCAACTTGATCCCATTTCCTCGTCTCCACTTCTTCATGGTTGGATTTGCCCCTCTGACCTCCCGTGGATCCCAGCAATACCGAGCTCTAACAGTCCCAGAATTGACCCAGCAGATGTGGGATTCCAAGAACATGATGTGCGCTGCTGATCCCAGGCATGGTCGGTACCTCACTGTCTCAGCCATGTTCAGGGGCAAGATGAGCACTAAAGAGGTGGACGAACAAATGATAAATGTTCAGAACAAGAACTCTTCCTACTTTGTTGAGTGGATACCAAACAATGTGAAATCAAGCGTTTGTGACATTCCACCCAGAGGGCTATCCATGGCATCCACATTCATCGGGAATTCGACCTCCATCCAGGAAATGTTTAGGCGTGTGAGTGAACAATTTACTGCCATGTTCAGGAGGAAGGCCTTCTTGCACTGGTACACTGGCGAAGGAATGGACGAAATGGAATTCACTGAAGCAGAGAGCAACATGAATGATCTCGTCTCTGAGTATCAGCAATACCAGGATGCGACTGCCGATGAGGAAGGTGAATACGAGGACGAGGAGGAAGTGATGGAGGATATGTGA